The following nucleotide sequence is from Apium graveolens cultivar Ventura chromosome 4, ASM990537v1, whole genome shotgun sequence.
CCTTCCAGCAATTTCTTGATATGTGCTTGTTATAATAAAATCAGCAGAATTCATCGCTATCAAATCAGCCATAAACTGACATGAGAAGTGGTATTTTGGATCCAACTCTCTCCATTTTAAATCAGAATCGTCATACTTGGTTTTTTCCAAAGCATGAGCAATTGTTCCCTATGTTatgaagcatttaaaactttaGATGCTTCCATTTGTAGATTACATAGAACACTGCAAATTAGTTGAAACTAAAATGTGAAATTGACCTGAGTTACTCCTAGTCTGCTAGCCATCAAGGATGCTACAATATTCCCATCAGTGTAGTTCCCTATTATAAGATCTGGTTTACAATCCAGCAGCTTAAATATCTTTTCAGTAGCATCCTGGTAACCAGAAGAGGAATGCTGAGATGAATCGTGTTAATGCAACTAGACAATTTGCAAAATGAGTATTTCTAGCAATGCAGCATAAATAACCAAGTGTAGTGCATTATGTGGTCAATATCTGGTTGCTTTGGCTGACACATGTTGACTCATACAAATTAAGACtttatttgattttaataatGTTCCATAGATTAATGTCTTGCACATACTCAGGGTGAAGAAACAAAGGAAGAACTTGCCTGTGAAAACCTCTCTAAGAAAGGGTAACTGTCAAACCTAGAAACCCATTGCTTCAGAATCCCTTTCTCAGTCTTAAATGGAATCCTGAGGATGTGGGAATGCATGGTGTTGTCAATAGGCTCCATTTCCTGGTTGCACTTCGTGCCATGAGTATCCGGTATTAGACGAGTGACCTGCAGTTTCATTCGTTTTTAAAATTCGAAAGGATTGTAAATAACTTATCCATAGAAGTTTGTAATTGAACAGTTGACTGTTAAGTGGTAACAGATGCATTAATGCATGTATGTCTTACCACTAAAATCTGAGGCTTTACGCTCAACCCTTGCTGCTTGATCCGGAGCAGCAATTCTTCCTCTAAAGCTCTTACTTGATCCAGAATATAAACCACCTGCATCCAGTAATATTAATTTCTTAGCTTACAGTCCTACCACTCGAGCTATGTCAGATTAAATAAGATCGCAAGCTTTTTACACACAATAAGGTAAGTCCATTCTAGACAGATTATTTGTCTTAGATTCCAAACTTGATCTCATGTGTAACAAGCAGGGGAAAAGTACATATACTTGTCTAGCCAAGACAGAGGCCATAATTGTTTACTTAATATCTTGTTCAGGCTCGTTAATGAGGCAGAAATCCAGGTTTTCACTAATTTCCGGACTACAAACACTCACATTGTACTTCTTCGTCCCCGAATGCAACTTGCATCTTGAATACAGTAGCCAATATGAGTTTGTATCATACTGAAAAGAATTTTGTTTCTAAGTTCAAGTGATTCTTTTCACGGAAATACTGCATTATATATACCTGTCCTCCTGTATCAGGTAATCCAAGAACATCTGACTGGCCAAAATACCCATGGATGGAGAGGACTACAATATTAAATACAACAGGAAGCCTCTGAAAGAGCAACTCTATGTTAATAGGATCTGGAGCCTGTAGTATCTCAGCAACTATCCGCATTGTTTCTCTAACCCTTTCTGCAGTATCTCCCCACCCTTTTTCGAATCCCCACTCTTTAAGCCTAGACCATCACAAAATTTTAGCAATGCAGTAGGTTAATTTCACAATTTACCGATATAATTTGTTTATTAATTTCTCTTATTATTAGTGCAGACAGTTTAATTACTTTTGCTCAAAATTCTGGTAAGGTGCGTCTTTTGGAAGGACGGAAAGGAAAACATCAGCAAGTAATAATGCTGCCTGGAACTTGGCAACTTTATTAAGAGTCTCATTGATGATAAGATTCTGCACATGTAAATAACAGCTCATCAGAGTTTATATCTGTTAGTAGTAACTAATAAATAAGCGACTTTTGTAGAGAATGTTTGCACAACAGAGTTTTGCATTCTAACTTTTAGTGGTGCAGGATGTTGTATATTTGATTGTACAGTTGAAGCAAGTATTGTGTTGTTTACTTCCTTGTTAGTGTTTGGTTTGAATGAAGGATATTGACTTACCTCTCCTCGATGATTTAGAGCCAACAAATACTCAACCAAAGGCATTGCACTTTCGGGATTCCCACTGAACTTAGTTGACATAAACTTTGAGATGAAGTTTACTCCTTTTCCAATAGAAGAAGGTAAGGTTAGGCAAGAAGTGGTGACATCAAATGCTCCAAAATCTACTTGTAGTGAATTATCATCATTTGCCCTGCATAAATTTGAATGAATCAGAAATTTTGAGCTCAATTATactgacacacacacacacacacatgcagGTAAAATGTACCATTTTTGGTCGTATATCAGTTCCTTGAACTTGAGGTACTCCGTGGAAGTGATGGCATCAACAGATAGATCATTAGCTCGGACCTTGACATATTCCCAGCATCCAGGATTTTGTCTGACAGCAAAAGCAACATCAGGTGGATTAACAGCCGCCTCCTGCACATTTATGGCATTTTTTTTGATCATGCGCCAATTGTACCTATGCTGTTGTCGGATCATTTAATACCTATATGCATGTAGAGAGATGATGGAACATTTACCTGTGTGGAGCTCAAGATTCTACCAAGTAAACCTTCTAAAACCTTGCTTCTTTCTAACTTGTCCTCGATGGATTTTTCGATTTCGTCCATCAAGTTTTGATGTTTCATTAATCTTCTCCCACTTGCCACAAATCTGTTGTCATTGAGAATAGTCAACATTATAATTACATTGTGAGGACTCAaagtagcttatataataatctCTTAGTCTATAAGATAATATAACCGGGAAGGGTCCTTTAGACAGAAATTCCTTTTAGATATTTTGACTAGTTTTTCAGCACACCATGTAAATAATGAAAGTTTGACAAAATTAGAGCGCGCACACAAAAACAGTGCAAAACAAAGTAGCAACATAAAAAACAAAGGTTTGTAAACTAAAACGTTTGCAACTTGTTGCTGGTTTGCCTTTCACAATAGAATCATCATCTTACATCTAGACTAAGTTTGTGTGCGTGAATGTTTAAATTTGTGTTTAAGCACGTCTACCTCGAAAAACATTTCTTCATATGGTAGCGGCTCTGCCTTAAGGCCTCCGGCATGGTATCAGCTGTTGTAGAATCcacaatattatatatatatataatataatgaATAAGTAAAAACTAAGAAAGGTAAAACTCTTGCTGGTATTTGTACAGGTCAtgaaagtatatatatatatatacgatgGGGTTGGGGGGGCATAAGATTAAGAAGTGTTAAAAAACCTGTATAAGAGGAAATGAATGAAGATGCACAAGGAAGAGAAAGAACATTCTCTTGTGCAAGAAAAGAATGCGTTTATGCGTGTGTTCAAAAATTAATCAACTGTATTCTTTTCTTTAAAGGGTTTCAGTTTCACCGTCGCCATGCACAACACCACTCTTGCTATGTTCTAAAAAGCAGAAATCCGGATTGTTCGGTGAGGGACCTTATAGTGATTAATCGGATAATCagtgattaattgaaatattaATGGGAAGCAAtgtatttaataaataataataaataattctaTTTAAATATCACTAACCTTTCATATGATTTACAAAAAGAAACCACATATTATTAATTCAATAATGATATTTAAATTGTAAGATTTATAAAAAAAACCATCACCACTATTTCATAATTGATATTTAAGTGGTTTATATACTAACTACTCACTACCTGCTAGTTAGAAAATTACTACCTActataatattaattattattttcaaaaaacttaaatttttccttaaaaaaatattttttttattaatttcaaactTTGATCGATTCGACCAATTTTTTACCCGAATCGACCGATTTTTCTCGAACTACCCGATTTTTGACCGAATTTTAAAAAACCTTACTTTGACCCGATTAACGATTAATCGAGACGGACCCCATCCGAACTCCGATTAATCGTCCGATTAATCAGTTAATCGGCCGGTTTTTAGAACACTGCTTACTATTAGTACCCGTGCAACTTGCATGTCATCTGTAGAAAAAGATGAATAGTGAGGGATAGGGTTTCAAATGAATAGATCGGCTCATTTACCTGAATTCAGTTCgacttatttttttaaaaaatgaccCGGTCTTGAACATAAAAATAAGTTTGGATAAGTAAATGAGCCGAGCCAATTTTTTGTTTGTTTGGCTGAAACTTGGCTTGTTTAACTCTGACTCGGCTCGAACTTAGTAACTCGACTAGACTTGTCGACTCCTATTTAGAAGTTTAAAGTGGGGGTATTTTTGTCGGACACAATTGTTAAAATAATTTGTATGACTTTAAATATGTAAGTTAATATTTGTTGTGCAAAACATGCAtgtatataacaagactaagtcactttgACAACCTCGAGACTCAGTTGCATGGTAATCttattgtattttatatttgtaGTTCTTGAGTCCGTAAAAGTGTTAAGAAGATTAGACTGGATGATTTTTgtatgaacaaccatcaagctaaagaataaactctggaagaagatcaatcctgattatgcctcagagagaagtgtagaagcttggatttgaatatatatgttatttctggaaaaatgttctaagtcacatatcgacaagtcatataTCAGGATGTATTGAGATgcatgtcgagaagtcaaaaataacttgtagagaagtccaaagagatattgacaagtcaaaatctacttgtagagaactagagatatcgacaagtcaaaatctacttgtagagaactggagatatcaacaagtcaaaatctACTTGTAAGAACcggagatatcgaaaagtcaaaagcctatgtagagaactgaaaatatcgacaagtcaatctacTTATAGAgaattagagatctcgacaagtcataaTACTTATATAGAAGTAaggatatcgataagtcattctacatATCCATATGTGACTTTCTTATACTGTAAAATAAATCTCCACAACATCCtcaaaattcagaatacagacaacttgaagatccaagattatcagtcaacaaataattttatcactgaattggaaagtctacaaataaagaatgcaagatcaatggtcaagatgaactggacaaaggagggtcacataTGTTAGATTGTATGACGATTTTCTATAATTAAAGTGGAAATAGACAAATAGACTATAGAATTTTTAGTCCATTTTAGTGCAATCTTTGTAAGCTGCGCATGTTGTTCTATAAAATATGTCAGGGGTCCTTTGTTTAGAGAGTAACAAAAAAGATCTAGAAATCTTGTATTTTCTCAAGAGAAGTAGTTGAGTTCTTattattcaagaacacaaatttgtAGCATAAAAAATTTGATGTaaatataaatcaagtgagttttgataaaTTACCTGTGTTATTTACATTCAGTTATTTATCActaaaaaattattattgttagtgtatgtgccctagagacaacagtataatgttttagtttaagatatttgaattattaatgtttatgttctatcgattattccctttataatttatgttagatatgaatacaacacagagggggggatgtgttttggcttaaatgtttactttttgatcgactttgggtttaaCAGTTgattgttatcaatgattttgtagaatagatgttaaacataaataacaatgcaaatatgtaaaacaaagatcttcaaaactcacttaattttatattaaaaatcaagcagtattttgctacaaaatctctaagttcttggtttagaacttagcttctttcttgagagagaattaCAATTTCTAATCTATTCAGTCTTATCTCaaacaaaggacctcagttaactttatatgatagttaactttggtttacacagtgaacaataagaagtgctaatcacttttctaacctgtcactaatcaattctatttaaaggaaaagtgagatttccatatctagattagcatatcttcatccactgtgtattggttgatcctcctttgtcatttaatcttcaccattaatcttgcacatctctcaagatgctttttgtagacttgtcaattcagctgtgtgaattgtttgttgatttgcaaccttggatattgaactgttctgcaattctgaacttagagaaatttcttcacttcgagatctgcaattaagctgtagagaactcgacatctcgataggcatgttggcttgtcgatatctctgaaacttcattgttgacttgacttatcgacaactctcaaagttctctagtgaattttagtttatcgataactcagagttctctaatggactttggcttatcgataactcaaagttctctaatgaatgtatacttgtcgatatctctgagttctcgaatgggtatctgtgaaaggcatatgtcatagcctatttgtttattcgaggatttaactcaactcaaataagaatgtaataagtaaatagtggatctaccatcaaagagatctcacaaagtaacatttgtcaaaggattcagaaacaaggttcatctacagacttgaggaattaattcactggaagaagctcaagaaattgatcaagcctcagtgatacaaatcaagattgtggatttaatcaagtgacagagatctcgtcagagtatcagagaattacaaggatttaatctgaagaaaattaagtatcaaagtcaagacatgaagaaacgtcactgaagttagtcactcatgaaccagacagtatgtcgagtgtcaacattgaagtggtggaattgattcataattctcagtgattttcagaagattttcagaagaatggttgctgctcaagattagtattaattctctattaattaattaagtcatataatttaattaagaaaataaattatatctgcaaagattaatttattgattaatttaattaattgattaattaattctgaattaatattaaggattttcagaattttaattggattaaaatctgttttaaatcagcaagacaattgaaaatgaactagcatgacaatctggattgtcataccgattgtcatgccaggccattttcaatagtctcaccgaaagttacattgggaggaggattgtcatgccagttcattctgatagtcttgctagttcattcaattgtctccccgaaagtcttgctagctcaatggattgtcttgctagctcaatggattgtcttgccagttcaagtaGGTCTGTTAATTGAATTATAAAAAGAGGAGCAACAAAAGTCATTCTTCATCATccaacaactcaagaacaaaagaaaagcagacgcagaaaacattttatttttcatctgctaaaTTGAATATCACGtttctagttattaaagttaaatccaaacaactagaaatcattctcttgttcttgtgtaactatctagcggatcaaaatccctagaacttaatctcaaattgcgtttagcatttgaatctttttattgcaaaaatagaaaaagttcatgtcgaatttattctagatttgttataattaatttgagattaatcccttgtaatcgatacagttgttgtaacacctttcaagtttaataatatttttatttaacttgaattttatttcaattttttattccacactaaattcgattatttggtattgtttgtattcaaccccacttctacaaacacattgggacctaacaattggtatcagagccttctgattaacgaacaaatcaagatcctagacttttatgatttttcaactccttgaatttttatttattcaaaaattcataatgacttcacaaaaagttggaaccgttaaaattccactatttgataaagaaaattatatcatgtggaagaagaagttgctcttgtttttacaagttgcaaatcccaaatatctgaacttattaaagaagggtccaaaaactccgatggttattgaaccagaggtgataaaaaatgatgttgtaattaccaaagctagaacctatacaaaagagcctgaagattttactcctgctgaaaaggaagaagcctccttggatgccagccttcaattaattttaattgattcccttgatcccttgatgaacaaacatgtgatgaactgtaaaaattccaaacacatgtgggaaactattgaggtgattaatgaaggcacagaggaatttagggagaacaagttagagatcctaacctctgagtatgaacattttaaatccaatccaggagaaagaattactgaagtgtttgagaggtacaatgcgttgatcaacaacctgaacataaatggaaaatattattcaatcagggaggtcaacaaaatgttccttttaacactgccaactcatc
It contains:
- the LOC141717931 gene encoding sucrose synthase 7-like, with the protein product MPEALRQSRYHMKKCFSRFVASGRRLMKHQNLMDEIEKSIEDKLERSKVLEGLLGRILSSTQEAAVNPPDVAFAVRQNPGCWEYVKVRANDLSVDAITSTEYLKFKELIYDQKWANDDNSLQVDFGAFDVTTSCLTLPSSIGKGVNFISKFMSTKFSGNPESAMPLVEYLLALNHRGENLIINETLNKVAKFQAALLLADVFLSVLPKDAPYQNFEQKLKEWGFEKGWGDTAERVRETMRIVAEILQAPDPINIELLFQRLPVVFNIVVLSIHGYFGQSDVLGLPDTGGQVVYILDQVRALEEELLLRIKQQGLSVKPQILVVTRLIPDTHGTKCNQEMEPIDNTMHSHILRIPFKTEKGILKQWVSRFDSYPFLERFSQDATEKIFKLLDCKPDLIIGNYTDGNIVASLMASRLGVTQGTIAHALEKTKYDDSDLKWRELDPKYHFSCQFMADLIAMNSADFIITSTYQEIAGSKNKSGQYESHAAFTMPGLCRVVSGINVFDPKFNIAAPGADQSVYFPFTEKEKRFSKFHSAIEQLLYSRDDSNEAIGFLADRKKPIIFSMARLDTVKNITGLVEMFGKNKRLQNLVNLVIVAGFFDPSKSKDREEIMEIIKMHSLIKKYQLKGHIRWIAAQTDRYRNGEIYRCIADTKGAFVQPALYEAFGLTVIESMNCGLPTFATIQGGPAEIIVDGISGFHIDPTIGDKSSNKIADFFEKCRVDTKYWNRLSQDALERIYECYTWKIYAHNVLTMGSIYGVWRQMNKEKKQAKQRYIDMFYNLQFRKLARNIRLPLEETPRSAIRMTLKPGQPSSTVAEVPHPVAFPRQTNIIAKKDMQQLILPRDEPVVFPCWWWLRICLASFIAVYWLMKIVAYTLGD